In a single window of the Leisingera daeponensis DSM 23529 genome:
- the preA gene encoding NAD-dependent dihydropyrimidine dehydrogenase subunit PreA — translation MADLTTEFLGIKSPNPFWLASAPPTDKEYNVRRAFEAGWGGVVWKTLGAEGPPVVNVNGPRYGAIWGADRRLLGLNNIELITDRPLQTNLEEITRVKKDYPDRAVIVSIMVPCEEQAWKDILPQVEATGADGIELNFGCPHGMAERGMGSAVGQVPEYIQMVTEWCKKYYSKPVIVKLTPNITDIRHPARAAHAGNADAVSLINTINSITSVNLDSMAPEPTIGGKGTHGGYCGPAVKPIALNMVAEIARDAQTRGLPISAIGGVTTWRDAAEFMALGAGNVQVCTAAMTYGFNVVKEMISGLSNWMDEKGYTSTQDFIGMAVPNVTDWQYLDLNYVTKAKISQDDCIKCGRCYAACEDTSHQAIAMSEDRVFTVKDDECVACNLCVNVCPVEGCITMEEVPAGQIDERTGEVVSGEYANWTTHPNNPSATAAE, via the coding sequence ATGGCTGATCTGACGACAGAATTTCTGGGGATCAAATCCCCCAACCCGTTCTGGCTGGCCTCCGCGCCGCCGACCGACAAGGAATACAACGTCCGCCGCGCCTTCGAGGCCGGCTGGGGCGGTGTGGTCTGGAAGACGCTGGGCGCCGAAGGCCCGCCGGTGGTCAATGTGAACGGCCCGCGTTATGGCGCCATCTGGGGCGCCGACCGCCGCCTGCTGGGCCTCAACAACATCGAGCTGATCACCGACCGGCCGCTGCAGACCAATTTGGAGGAAATCACCCGCGTCAAAAAGGACTACCCGGACCGCGCCGTGATCGTCTCGATCATGGTGCCTTGCGAGGAGCAGGCCTGGAAGGACATCCTGCCGCAGGTGGAGGCCACAGGCGCAGACGGGATCGAGCTGAACTTCGGCTGCCCGCACGGCATGGCCGAACGCGGCATGGGCTCTGCCGTGGGGCAGGTGCCGGAATATATTCAGATGGTCACCGAGTGGTGCAAGAAATACTACTCGAAGCCGGTGATCGTGAAGCTGACCCCGAATATCACCGACATCCGCCACCCGGCCCGGGCGGCGCACGCGGGCAACGCCGATGCGGTCAGCCTGATCAACACCATCAACTCGATCACCTCGGTGAACCTCGACAGCATGGCGCCGGAGCCGACCATCGGCGGCAAGGGCACCCACGGCGGCTATTGCGGCCCGGCGGTGAAGCCCATTGCGCTGAACATGGTCGCTGAAATCGCCCGCGATGCGCAGACCCGCGGCCTGCCGATCTCTGCCATCGGCGGCGTCACCACCTGGCGCGACGCGGCGGAATTCATGGCACTGGGCGCTGGCAACGTGCAGGTCTGCACCGCGGCGATGACCTATGGCTTCAACGTGGTGAAGGAGATGATATCGGGCCTGTCGAACTGGATGGATGAGAAGGGCTACACCTCCACCCAGGATTTCATCGGCATGGCGGTGCCGAATGTGACCGACTGGCAGTATCTGGACCTGAACTACGTCACCAAGGCCAAGATCAGCCAGGACGATTGCATCAAATGCGGCCGCTGCTATGCAGCCTGCGAGGACACCTCGCATCAGGCGATTGCGATGAGCGAAGACCGGGTGTTCACGGTGAAGGACGACGAATGCGTCGCCTGCAACCTCTGTGTGAACGTCTGTCCGGTAGAGGGCTGCATCACCATGGAGGAAGTTCCTGCGGGCCAGATCGACGAGCGCACCGGCGAGGTGGTCTCGGGCGAATACGCCAACTGGACCACGCATCCGAACAACCCGTCGGCAACGGCCGCGGAGTAG
- a CDS encoding NAD(P)-dependent oxidoreductase, whose protein sequence is MATSHQASGIQAARLDAAGIAENFSDLHPPYDAHEAAVAADRCYFCYDAPCMTACPTSIDIPQFIREIQAGHPESAARTILGQNILGGMCARVCPTETLCEEVCVRETAEGKPVEIGRLQRYATDTLMAKGVHPFTRAAASGKKVAVVGAGPAGLSAAHRLAMLGHDVVVYDARSKPGGLNEFGIAAYKTTNNFAQREVDWLLQIGGITMDYGKALGKDLSLDALKEAYDAVFLSIGLAGVNALRAPGEDMEGVRDAVDFIAELRQADDLTVLPVGRNVVVIGGGMTAVDAAVQSKLLGAENVTIAYRRSREEMGASRFEQDLAASKGVKLMFNVMPVAVHGSGAATEIELEYTQVTDGKVSGTGETVRLAADQVFKAIGQTLEGQPEALALEGRKIKVDASGRTSVAGVWAGGDCASGGEDLTVTAVAEGRDAAMDIHSSLMG, encoded by the coding sequence ATGGCGACCAGCCATCAGGCATCCGGTATTCAGGCAGCGCGGCTTGACGCTGCCGGGATCGCTGAGAACTTCTCGGACTTGCACCCGCCATATGACGCGCATGAAGCAGCCGTGGCCGCCGACCGCTGTTATTTCTGCTATGACGCGCCCTGCATGACGGCCTGTCCGACCAGCATCGACATCCCCCAGTTCATCCGGGAAATCCAGGCCGGCCACCCCGAAAGCGCGGCCCGCACGATCTTGGGGCAAAACATCCTCGGCGGCATGTGCGCCCGGGTTTGCCCGACCGAGACCCTGTGCGAAGAGGTCTGCGTGCGGGAGACGGCAGAGGGCAAGCCGGTGGAGATCGGCCGCCTGCAGCGCTATGCCACCGACACCCTGATGGCCAAGGGCGTGCATCCCTTCACCCGCGCCGCCGCGTCCGGCAAGAAGGTAGCCGTTGTGGGGGCGGGCCCTGCGGGTTTGTCTGCGGCGCACCGGCTGGCGATGCTGGGCCATGACGTGGTGGTCTATGACGCCCGCTCCAAACCCGGCGGCCTCAACGAATTCGGGATTGCCGCCTATAAGACCACCAACAACTTCGCGCAGCGCGAAGTGGACTGGCTGCTGCAAATCGGCGGCATCACCATGGATTACGGCAAGGCGCTGGGCAAGGATCTGTCGCTGGATGCGCTGAAGGAGGCGTATGACGCGGTGTTCCTTTCCATCGGTCTGGCCGGGGTCAATGCCCTGCGCGCGCCCGGCGAGGACATGGAGGGCGTCCGCGACGCGGTGGACTTCATCGCCGAACTGCGCCAGGCGGACGATCTCACTGTGCTGCCGGTGGGCCGCAACGTGGTGGTGATCGGCGGCGGCATGACCGCAGTGGATGCTGCGGTGCAGTCCAAGCTGTTGGGCGCCGAAAACGTCACAATCGCCTACCGCCGCAGCCGCGAAGAGATGGGTGCCAGCCGGTTTGAGCAGGATCTGGCGGCCTCCAAGGGCGTCAAGCTGATGTTCAACGTGATGCCGGTCGCGGTGCACGGCAGCGGTGCAGCGACAGAGATTGAATTGGAGTATACTCAGGTCACGGACGGGAAGGTCTCCGGCACGGGTGAGACCGTGCGTCTGGCAGCGGATCAGGTGTTCAAGGCGATCGGCCAGACGCTGGAGGGCCAGCCGGAGGCGCTGGCGCTGGAGGGCCGCAAGATCAAGGTCGATGCCAGCGGGCGCACGTCTGTGGCGGGCGTCTGGGCCGGGGGCGACTGCGCCTCGGGCGGCGAGGACCTGACCGTGACTGCCGTGGCCGAGGGCCGCGACGCTGCAATGGACATTCACTCCAGCCTGATGGGCTGA
- a CDS encoding cupin domain-containing protein, translating into MRINADFTKRAAVHFEDTPWVPSPAPGVERKMLDRIGEEVARATTIVRFAPGSAFDAHVHDGGEEFLVLDGVFQDEHGDFPAGSYVRNPPATSHTPAAAEGAVILVKLHQFDPADRTEVKTRAEADAAQQQLFQDAVETVTLQTWAPRQAVSLQASGGLEVFVVDGSYSENGEDFTRWDWLRLPPGSRFEATAGPDGAKVWMKTGHLSQMTAQ; encoded by the coding sequence ATGCGTATCAATGCCGATTTCACCAAACGCGCCGCGGTGCATTTCGAGGACACGCCCTGGGTGCCCAGCCCGGCACCGGGGGTAGAGCGCAAGATGCTCGACCGCATCGGTGAAGAAGTTGCCCGCGCCACCACCATCGTCCGCTTCGCGCCGGGCTCTGCCTTTGATGCGCATGTGCATGACGGCGGCGAGGAGTTTCTGGTGCTGGACGGCGTGTTCCAGGATGAGCACGGGGACTTTCCCGCAGGCTCCTATGTCCGCAACCCGCCCGCGACCAGCCACACGCCCGCCGCGGCGGAGGGCGCGGTGATCCTGGTCAAGCTGCACCAGTTCGACCCTGCAGACCGGACCGAGGTCAAAACCCGTGCCGAAGCGGATGCCGCGCAGCAACAGCTGTTTCAGGATGCGGTCGAAACGGTGACGCTGCAAACCTGGGCACCCCGTCAGGCGGTCAGCTTGCAGGCGTCCGGCGGGCTGGAGGTCTTTGTGGTGGACGGCAGCTACAGCGAAAACGGCGAGGATTTCACCCGCTGGGACTGGCTGCGCCTGCCGCCCGGCAGCCGGTTTGAGGCCACTGCCGGTCCGGACGGGGCAAAAGTGTGGATGAAAACCGGCCATCTTTCGCAAATGACTGCTCAATAG
- a CDS encoding RidA family protein, with protein MPAISVHPEGWKPAKGYANGMVAEGKLLFVGGQIGWTADQVFEAHDFIGQMSQALRNILEVVEAAGGTAEDITRLTWYVTDKAEYLSHQAEVGKAYRAVMGYHFPAMTMVVVSALVEDEAKLEIEATAVLPG; from the coding sequence ATGCCGGCCATCAGTGTGCATCCCGAAGGGTGGAAGCCCGCCAAAGGCTACGCCAACGGAATGGTCGCAGAGGGCAAGCTGCTGTTTGTCGGCGGCCAGATCGGCTGGACCGCGGATCAGGTGTTCGAGGCGCATGACTTCATCGGCCAGATGAGCCAGGCGCTGCGCAACATCCTGGAGGTGGTGGAGGCCGCGGGCGGCACTGCAGAGGACATCACCCGGCTGACCTGGTATGTGACTGACAAGGCGGAATACCTTAGCCATCAAGCAGAGGTCGGAAAGGCCTACCGCGCGGTAATGGGCTATCACTTCCCGGCGATGACCATGGTTGTCGTCTCGGCGCTGGTCGAGGATGAGGCCAAGTTGGAAATCGAAGCCACTGCTGTGCTGCCCGGCTGA
- a CDS encoding SDR family oxidoreductase: MSKSPVLILGARSDIGMAVAHAYAAQGRPVQLAARNADSLEPQKTDLELRYSVPVSLHEFDALALEEHERFADALPELPGIAVCAVGFMGEQGESETSPAAAAQVLRSNFEGPASILSELASRFEQRGSGTLVGISSVAGERGRATNYVYGAAKAGFTAFLSGLRNRLARKGVHVVTVLPGFVATQMTEGMDLPDKLTAQPGEVARAITDATAKQKNVVYVRPVWRLIMLIIRNIPEGVFKKMSI, translated from the coding sequence ATGAGCAAATCCCCCGTTTTGATCCTCGGCGCCCGGTCGGACATCGGCATGGCTGTGGCCCATGCCTATGCCGCGCAAGGCCGCCCGGTGCAGCTTGCCGCCCGCAATGCGGACAGTCTGGAGCCCCAGAAGACCGATCTGGAATTGCGCTACAGCGTGCCGGTCTCCCTGCATGAGTTCGACGCGCTGGCGCTGGAAGAACACGAGCGCTTTGCCGATGCGCTGCCGGAACTGCCGGGCATCGCCGTCTGCGCCGTTGGTTTTATGGGGGAGCAGGGCGAAAGCGAAACCAGCCCTGCCGCCGCGGCCCAAGTGCTGCGCAGCAACTTCGAAGGCCCGGCCAGCATTCTGTCGGAACTGGCCAGCCGGTTTGAACAGCGCGGCTCCGGCACGCTGGTGGGGATTAGCTCGGTTGCCGGTGAGCGGGGACGCGCGACCAATTATGTCTACGGCGCGGCGAAGGCCGGCTTCACCGCCTTCCTGTCCGGCCTGCGCAACCGGCTGGCCCGCAAGGGCGTGCATGTGGTTACGGTGCTGCCCGGGTTTGTCGCCACGCAGATGACCGAGGGCATGGACCTGCCGGACAAGCTGACGGCCCAGCCCGGAGAAGTCGCCCGCGCCATCACCGATGCCACCGCCAAGCAGAAAAACGTCGTCTATGTGCGGCCGGTCTGGCGGCTGATCATGCTGATCATCCGCAACATCCCGGAGGGTGTGTTCAAAAAGATGAGCATCTGA